From Microcystis aeruginosa NIES-2549, a single genomic window includes:
- the gnd gene encoding decarboxylating NADP(+)-dependent phosphogluconate dehydrogenase gives MTKRTFGVIGLAVMGENLALNVESRGFPIAVYNRTASKTQEFMETRAVGKDVKAAYSLEEFVQILERPRKILVMVKAGPPVDAVIEQLKPLLEEGDMIIDGGNSLYEDTERRTRDLESTTKLGFVGMGVSGGEEGALHGPSLMPGGTEFAYRELEPILTKIAAQVDDGPCVTYVGSGGAGHYVKMVHNGIEYGDMQLIAEAYDVLKNGLGLSNQQLQETFAEWNRTDELNSYLIEITADIFKCVDPETGHHLVDLILDSAGQKGTGRWTVLSSLELGVPIPTIYAAVNARVMSAYKDERVAAAKELPGPGETYPGDAALFVDKVRDALYCSKMCSYAQGMALIAKASQEFNYNISLPESARIWKGGCIIRAGFLDKIRKAFAENPGLPNLLLAPEFKQSILDRQEAWREVLVLANKLGIPVPAFSSSLDYFDSYRRANLPQNLTQAQRDYFGAHTYERTDKPRGEFFHTEWMA, from the coding sequence ATGACTAAACGTACCTTCGGTGTTATCGGACTAGCTGTCATGGGAGAAAATCTCGCTCTCAATGTGGAGAGTCGGGGTTTTCCCATCGCTGTTTACAATCGCACCGCCAGCAAAACTCAAGAATTTATGGAAACTCGCGCCGTCGGCAAAGATGTCAAGGCGGCCTATAGTTTAGAAGAATTCGTCCAAATTTTAGAGCGTCCCCGCAAAATTCTGGTCATGGTAAAAGCTGGCCCGCCGGTGGATGCCGTGATTGAACAATTAAAACCCCTTCTCGAAGAAGGAGATATGATTATCGATGGCGGTAACTCCCTCTACGAGGACACGGAAAGACGCACCCGCGACCTAGAATCGACCACTAAACTGGGTTTTGTCGGGATGGGGGTCAGTGGTGGCGAAGAAGGCGCTCTGCACGGTCCTTCCCTGATGCCGGGGGGTACAGAGTTCGCCTATCGGGAATTAGAGCCGATTTTAACCAAAATTGCCGCCCAAGTCGATGATGGTCCCTGTGTCACTTATGTGGGGTCCGGGGGTGCAGGCCATTATGTGAAAATGGTTCACAATGGCATCGAGTACGGCGATATGCAGTTAATTGCGGAAGCCTACGATGTGCTGAAAAATGGTCTAGGACTAAGCAATCAGCAGTTACAGGAAACTTTCGCCGAGTGGAACCGCACCGATGAGCTTAATTCTTATTTAATTGAAATTACCGCCGATATCTTTAAGTGTGTTGACCCAGAAACCGGCCATCATCTGGTAGATTTAATCTTGGATTCGGCGGGACAAAAGGGAACAGGACGCTGGACAGTGTTAAGTTCCTTGGAGTTGGGGGTGCCAATTCCGACCATTTATGCTGCGGTTAATGCTCGCGTTATGTCCGCTTATAAGGATGAACGGGTGGCCGCCGCAAAAGAGTTACCCGGACCGGGAGAAACCTATCCGGGGGATGCGGCACTATTTGTGGATAAGGTGCGTGATGCTCTTTACTGCTCGAAAATGTGTTCCTATGCCCAGGGTATGGCTTTAATCGCTAAAGCTTCTCAGGAGTTTAACTATAATATCAGTCTGCCGGAATCGGCCCGCATCTGGAAGGGCGGCTGTATTATTCGGGCCGGTTTCTTGGATAAAATTCGCAAGGCTTTTGCGGAAAATCCGGGCCTGCCGAATTTGTTGTTAGCACCGGAATTTAAGCAAAGTATCCTCGATCGCCAAGAAGCATGGCGTGAGGTGTTAGTCTTGGCTAATAAGTTGGGAATTCCCGTCCCGGCTTTTAGTTCTTCTTTGGACTATTTTGATAGTTATCGTCGGGCCAATTTACCGCAAAATCTCACCCAAGCACAACGAGATTATTTTGGCGCTCATACCTATGAACGTACCGATAAACCCAGAGGTGAGTTTTTCCATACGGAATGGATGGCCTAA